A window from Cellulomonas sp. C5510 encodes these proteins:
- a CDS encoding DivIVA domain-containing protein has product MALLTADDVLNKKFQATKFREGYDQDEVDDFLDEVVNTLRETQSENEDLKAKLAAAERRIAELSRQGAQAPAAPKPEEKPAPAPVAAAPAPAPAPVATAPVAPQRQSEPESATGMLALAQKLHDDYVRSGQEEGDRIVNEAKGQAQRIVREAEETSARTLSELEQERSVLERKIDELRVFERDYRTRLKSYLENLLGDLDNRASALPQRGAQGATPSADRL; this is encoded by the coding sequence ATGGCACTGCTGACGGCAGACGACGTCCTGAACAAGAAGTTCCAGGCGACGAAGTTCCGCGAGGGGTACGACCAGGACGAGGTCGACGACTTCCTCGACGAGGTCGTGAACACCCTCCGGGAGACCCAGAGCGAGAACGAGGACCTCAAGGCGAAGCTCGCCGCGGCGGAGCGCCGCATCGCCGAGCTCAGCCGCCAGGGCGCGCAGGCGCCTGCGGCCCCGAAGCCCGAGGAGAAGCCCGCCCCGGCCCCCGTCGCCGCGGCCCCGGCCCCGGCTCCCGCCCCGGTGGCCACCGCGCCGGTCGCGCCGCAGCGGCAGAGCGAGCCCGAGTCCGCCACCGGCATGCTCGCCCTGGCCCAGAAGCTGCACGACGACTACGTCCGCAGCGGTCAGGAGGAGGGCGACCGCATCGTCAACGAGGCGAAGGGCCAGGCCCAGCGCATCGTCCGCGAGGCCGAGGAGACCTCCGCCCGCACGCTCAGCGAGCTCGAGCAGGAGCGCTCGGTGCTCGAGCGCAAGATCGACGAGCTCCGGGTGTTCGAGCGCGACTACCGCACGCGCCTCAAGAGCTACCTCGAGAACCTGCTCGGCGACCTCGACAACCGGGCCAGCGCGCTGCCGCAGCGCGGTGCCCAGGGCGCGACGCCGTCGGCCGACCGCCTCTGA
- a CDS encoding YggT family protein, with translation MTFVLGLLQLVVLAFILVLLVRLVLDWVQYFARDWRPRGAALVVAEITYSVTDPPLRALRRVIPPLTLGSVRLDLAFLVLMLGCSFLLSLLGWLAA, from the coding sequence GTGACCTTCGTCCTCGGCCTGCTGCAGCTCGTCGTCCTGGCCTTCATCCTCGTCCTGCTCGTGCGCCTGGTCCTCGACTGGGTGCAGTACTTCGCGCGGGACTGGCGCCCTCGCGGTGCCGCTCTCGTCGTCGCCGAGATCACGTACTCGGTGACCGACCCCCCGCTGCGTGCGCTGCGCCGCGTGATCCCGCCGCTGACGCTCGGCTCGGTGCGCCTCGACCTGGCGTTCCTCGTGCTGATGCTCGGCTGCTCGTTCCTGCTCTCCCTCCTGGGGTGGCTCGCGGCATGA
- a CDS encoding cell division protein SepF, which yields MAGALRKTMLYLGLADDRGEHDQYVDEYDEPEATVGQDYEAEVTPLHRTAAPVERPVAPASAPRHDGEVRRITTIHPRSYNDARKIGEAFRENTPVIMNLSDMDDADAKRLVDFAAGLIFGLHGAIERVTNKVFLLSPSSVEITGDGRPAEGSRAGFFNQS from the coding sequence ATGGCCGGAGCGCTGCGCAAGACCATGCTGTACCTCGGGCTTGCCGACGACCGTGGCGAGCACGACCAGTACGTCGACGAGTACGACGAGCCGGAGGCGACCGTGGGACAGGACTACGAGGCCGAGGTCACCCCGCTGCACCGGACCGCCGCGCCCGTCGAGCGCCCCGTCGCGCCGGCGTCCGCGCCCCGCCACGACGGCGAGGTCCGCCGCATCACGACGATCCACCCGCGCTCCTACAACGACGCGCGCAAGATCGGCGAGGCGTTCCGGGAGAACACCCCGGTCATCATGAACCTGTCGGACATGGACGACGCGGACGCCAAGCGGCTCGTCGACTTCGCCGCGGGCCTGATCTTCGGCCTGCACGGCGCGATCGAGCGGGTCACCAACAAGGTGTTCCTGCTGTCGCCGTCCTCGGTCGAGATCACCGGTGACGGCCGGCCCGCCGAGGGCTCGCGCGCCGGCTTCTTCAACCAGAGCTGA
- the pgeF gene encoding peptidoglycan editing factor PgeF: MGLPVLEVDLGPGVRAGFTTRAGGVSAPPWDTLDLGLAVGDDPAHVRENRARVAAWAGAPVAWGRQVHGSAVHVVGSAADARSDAVGDADAFVTTLPGTAVGVLVADCVPVLLADPVARVVGAAHAGRRGLVAGVLQAALGAMVARGADLARVRAVVGPAISGARYEVPAAMQREVAHVVPATACTTDRGTPGLDLPAGAAAVLREAGVGDVRLTGWCTDTDERFYSHRRAQRAGRTTGRSAGVVALV; the protein is encoded by the coding sequence GTGGGTCTCCCGGTCCTGGAGGTCGACCTCGGCCCCGGCGTCCGGGCGGGCTTCACCACCCGCGCCGGCGGCGTCAGCGCGCCACCCTGGGACACCCTCGACCTCGGTCTGGCCGTGGGGGACGACCCGGCGCACGTGCGTGAGAACCGTGCGCGCGTCGCGGCGTGGGCCGGGGCACCGGTCGCGTGGGGCCGTCAGGTGCACGGGTCCGCCGTGCACGTGGTCGGCTCCGCCGCCGACGCCCGGTCCGACGCGGTGGGGGACGCCGACGCGTTCGTCACGACGCTGCCCGGGACGGCGGTCGGTGTGCTGGTCGCGGACTGCGTCCCGGTGCTGCTCGCCGACCCCGTCGCGCGCGTCGTGGGCGCGGCGCACGCCGGGCGGCGGGGGCTCGTGGCCGGCGTGCTGCAGGCGGCGCTCGGGGCCATGGTCGCCCGGGGAGCGGACCTCGCACGGGTGCGAGCGGTGGTCGGTCCCGCGATCTCGGGTGCCCGCTACGAGGTCCCCGCGGCGATGCAGCGGGAGGTGGCGCACGTCGTGCCCGCGACGGCGTGCACGACCGACCGCGGCACGCCCGGGCTCGACCTGCCCGCTGGCGCCGCCGCCGTCCTGCGCGAGGCCGGCGTCGGGGACGTGCGGCTCACGGGATGGTGCACGGACACCGACGAGCGCTTCTACTCGCACCGGCGGGCGCAGCGTGCGGGGCGCACCACCGGGAGGTCCGCCGGGGTGGTCGCGCTCGTCTGA
- the ftsZ gene encoding cell division protein FtsZ: MAAPQNYLAVIKVVGIGGGGVNAVNRMIEVGLKGVEFIAINTDAQALLMSDADVKLDVGRELTRGLGAGADPEVGKKAAEDHAEEIEDVLRGADMVFVTAGEGGGTGTGGAPVVARIARSLGALTIGVVTRPFTFEGRRRTVQADSGIEALRAEVDTLIVIPNDRLLSISDRSVSVLDAFRSADQVLLSGVQGITDLITTPGLINLDFADVKSVMQGAGSALMGIGSARGEDRAVQAAELAISSPLLEASIDGAHGVLLSIQGGSDLGLFEINEAARLVQEAAHPEANIIFGAVIDDALGDEVRVTVIAAGFDGGAPSVRRDSRALGQVSSGGAPAPAAIPPSAAVPTTTAAHAAVPPRPVGPDEEQRPAAGVPAFLSTETDAGATGQLEVPRIFEEEVARRKDDDLDVPDFLK, translated from the coding sequence GTGGCAGCTCCGCAGAACTACCTGGCGGTCATCAAGGTCGTCGGCATCGGTGGTGGCGGCGTCAACGCCGTGAACCGCATGATCGAGGTCGGCCTCAAGGGTGTCGAGTTCATCGCCATCAACACCGACGCGCAGGCCCTGCTCATGTCCGACGCCGACGTGAAGCTCGACGTCGGCCGCGAGCTGACCCGGGGCCTCGGCGCCGGCGCCGACCCGGAGGTCGGCAAGAAGGCCGCCGAGGACCACGCGGAGGAGATCGAGGACGTCCTGCGCGGCGCCGACATGGTGTTCGTGACCGCGGGCGAGGGCGGCGGCACCGGGACGGGCGGCGCCCCGGTCGTGGCCCGCATCGCCCGCTCGCTCGGCGCGCTGACCATCGGCGTCGTCACGCGCCCGTTCACCTTCGAGGGTCGCCGCCGCACCGTGCAGGCCGACTCCGGCATCGAGGCGCTGCGCGCCGAGGTCGACACCCTCATCGTCATCCCCAACGACCGCCTGCTGTCGATCTCCGACCGGTCGGTCTCCGTGCTCGACGCGTTCCGGTCCGCCGACCAGGTGCTGCTCTCCGGTGTCCAGGGCATCACCGACCTGATCACCACGCCGGGCCTCATCAACCTCGACTTCGCCGACGTGAAGTCGGTCATGCAGGGTGCGGGTTCGGCGCTCATGGGCATCGGCTCCGCACGCGGGGAGGACCGCGCGGTGCAGGCGGCCGAGCTCGCCATCTCCTCGCCGCTGCTGGAGGCCAGCATCGACGGCGCCCACGGCGTGCTGCTGTCGATCCAGGGCGGGTCCGACCTCGGGCTGTTCGAGATCAACGAGGCCGCCCGCCTGGTGCAGGAGGCCGCGCACCCCGAGGCGAACATCATCTTCGGCGCCGTCATCGACGACGCCCTCGGCGACGAGGTGCGCGTGACGGTGATCGCGGCCGGGTTCGACGGCGGTGCGCCTTCCGTCCGGCGCGATTCGCGCGCTCTGGGGCAGGTCAGCTCCGGCGGCGCCCCGGCGCCGGCGGCGATCCCGCCCTCGGCGGCGGTGCCCACCACGACCGCCGCGCACGCCGCCGTCCCGCCGCGGCCCGTCGGCCCCGACGAGGAGCAGCGCCCGGCGGCCGGCGTCCCGGCGTTCCTGAGCACCGAGACCGACGCCGGCGCCACCGGCCAGCTCGAGGTCCCGCGGATCTTCGAGGAGGAGGTCGCGCGGCGCAAGGACGACGACCTCGACGTGCCGGACTTCCTCAAGTAG
- a CDS encoding cell division protein FtsQ/DivIB yields MPDRSAAPAVDAAARPGRAAGVGGSGSPAPTGRASGGGRRTAGSALVPRSGTGAFPVRPPVVSQGSAARFAERARARRRLAWRQILLVAGGVLSVAAVAWLLLLSPVLALEKDQVTVTGAGTVVAVDQVRAVVDAEDGTPLPRLDTARLRSELLDVPGVRDVTVSRDWPHGLTVALVSREPVAAVPESSEVAERADHSATDGEGGGFALVDQEGVQVGRADAPPEGLPVVEVPVGEGRILTATLGVLEALPEDLLAAIGQVSAGTQDTVQFTLRDGATVEWGSAQDSALKVAVLQALRAAPETAGSTRYDVSAPTMPVVG; encoded by the coding sequence GTGCCCGACAGGAGCGCAGCGCCCGCGGTGGACGCCGCCGCGCGCCCCGGTCGCGCCGCGGGGGTCGGCGGCTCGGGATCCCCGGCGCCGACGGGCCGGGCGTCCGGCGGCGGTCGGCGGACGGCGGGCTCGGCACTCGTCCCGCGGTCCGGCACGGGGGCGTTCCCCGTCCGGCCGCCCGTCGTCAGCCAGGGGTCGGCCGCTCGGTTCGCCGAGCGGGCGCGCGCCCGACGCCGACTGGCGTGGCGCCAGATCCTCCTGGTCGCCGGCGGGGTCCTCTCCGTCGCGGCGGTCGCGTGGCTGCTGCTGCTCTCGCCCGTGCTCGCCCTGGAGAAGGACCAGGTCACCGTGACCGGTGCCGGCACCGTGGTCGCGGTCGACCAGGTGCGGGCCGTCGTGGACGCGGAGGACGGCACGCCGCTGCCGCGCCTCGACACGGCCCGGCTGCGCTCCGAGCTGCTCGACGTGCCCGGGGTGCGGGACGTGACGGTCAGCCGGGACTGGCCGCACGGGCTGACCGTGGCGCTGGTGTCCCGCGAGCCGGTCGCTGCCGTGCCCGAGTCGTCGGAGGTCGCAGAACGGGCGGACCACAGCGCCACGGACGGCGAGGGCGGGGGCTTCGCCCTCGTCGACCAGGAGGGCGTGCAGGTCGGCCGGGCGGATGCGCCGCCGGAGGGCCTCCCCGTGGTCGAGGTGCCCGTCGGCGAGGGCCGCATCCTCACGGCGACGCTCGGGGTGCTCGAGGCGCTGCCCGAGGACCTGCTCGCGGCGATCGGGCAGGTGTCGGCGGGCACGCAGGACACGGTGCAGTTCACGCTGCGCGACGGGGCGACCGTCGAGTGGGGGAGCGCGCAGGACTCGGCGCTCAAGGTGGCGGTGCTGCAGGCGCTGCGCGCCGCGCCCGAGACGGCGGGCTCGACGCGCTACGACGTCTCGGCGCCCACGATGCCGGTCGTCGGGTGA
- the murC gene encoding UDP-N-acetylmuramate--L-alanine ligase yields the protein MTAPDADATHDEEPRPRAVLLAGGGTAGHVNPLLAVAEELRARDPELRLVALGTAEGLESRLVPERGLEMHVVPKVPLPRRPTPDWLRLPRMLRVAVDAAGEAIDATGAGAVVGFGGYVSTPAYLAARSRGVPVVVHEQNARAGLANRLGARGAHAVAVTFPGTRLPRAQVTGLPLRPEIAGLLADRARDPEGTRRRAAAELGFDPARVTLLVTGGSLGAVSVNRALAAEARAVLATGAEVLHLTGAGKAEEVRSAVRGVPGAERYHVREYLGEMEQALAVADLVLCRAGAGTVSELAALGIPAVYVPLPVGNGEQRLNAQPVVAEGGGLLVADDALTGDWITAHLLPLLEPDAADERRAMGEAAARVGVPDAAARVADLVLDALAEGERVAAQRAEAERAAAERTAADAAERESRADGAGRADAGPAGDGSAADAGPLVDGAAVGGTVAPDGGDAAAAGGRGDGEPSAHPAATRGDAVADLGRVHLVGVGGAGMSAVAGLLAARGLTVSGSDAHEGPALPALREAGVVVHVGHDAAHLAGVDTVVVSSAIRETNPELAAARERGLRVLHRSEALAALMTGRIGIAVAGAHGKTTTSTMVATALGAAGREDPVLDPSYAIGGTVLTAHGATPGHRTGAGEVFVAEADESDGSFLAYAPAVAVVTNVEPDHLDHYGSAEAFEAAFEAFADRVLDGGAFVACLDDAGAARLVEAVRDRLTRRGVRVLTYGSDAAVAGDGPGPDLVLGPVRAQGGGWHVTLTSRSAEVPGADLVLAVPGDHNAANAAAAYLAAWAVGADPAAVAAGLGEFRGTGRRFEDRGTAGGVRVVDDYAHHPTEVAALLRTARGVVGDGRVHVLFQPHLYSRTRTFATEFGAALDLADTVVVTDVYAAREDPDPEVSGDTIVQRVPTPGRATYVADRHEAARAVAAAAAPGDLVLTVGAGDVTLLAAEVLATLDGGAGDAQPGDGAGDAGDLLAPPGPSEVPDASEGGDDADQPDGTGRA from the coding sequence GTGACCGCACCCGACGCCGACGCCACGCACGACGAGGAGCCGCGTCCCCGCGCGGTCCTGCTCGCGGGCGGCGGCACGGCCGGGCACGTCAACCCGCTGCTCGCCGTGGCGGAGGAGCTGCGCGCCCGCGACCCGGAGCTGCGCCTCGTCGCGCTCGGCACCGCGGAGGGCCTCGAGTCGCGGCTGGTGCCCGAGCGCGGGCTCGAGATGCACGTGGTCCCCAAGGTGCCGCTGCCCCGCCGGCCCACCCCGGACTGGCTGCGCCTGCCCCGGATGCTGCGCGTGGCGGTCGACGCCGCGGGCGAGGCGATCGACGCCACCGGCGCGGGTGCGGTCGTCGGGTTCGGCGGCTACGTCTCCACCCCGGCCTACCTGGCGGCCCGCTCCCGCGGCGTGCCCGTGGTCGTGCACGAGCAGAACGCCCGGGCCGGGCTCGCGAACCGGCTCGGCGCCCGCGGCGCGCACGCCGTCGCGGTGACCTTCCCCGGCACGCGTCTGCCCCGGGCCCAGGTCACCGGGCTGCCGCTGCGCCCGGAGATCGCCGGCCTGCTGGCCGACCGCGCCCGCGACCCGGAGGGGACACGGCGCCGGGCGGCCGCCGAGCTGGGCTTCGACCCGGCCCGCGTCACGCTGCTGGTGACCGGCGGCTCGCTCGGGGCGGTGTCCGTCAACCGCGCGCTCGCCGCGGAGGCGCGCGCCGTGCTCGCCACCGGGGCCGAGGTGCTGCACCTGACCGGCGCGGGCAAGGCCGAGGAGGTGCGCTCCGCGGTCCGGGGTGTCCCGGGCGCGGAGCGGTACCACGTGCGGGAGTACCTGGGGGAGATGGAGCAGGCGCTCGCCGTCGCGGACCTCGTGCTGTGCCGTGCCGGTGCGGGGACGGTCAGCGAGCTGGCCGCCCTCGGCATCCCCGCGGTGTACGTGCCGCTGCCCGTCGGCAACGGGGAGCAGCGCCTCAACGCGCAGCCCGTGGTCGCCGAGGGCGGCGGGCTGCTCGTCGCCGACGACGCGCTGACCGGCGACTGGATCACCGCGCACCTGCTGCCGCTGCTGGAGCCGGACGCCGCGGACGAGCGCCGTGCGATGGGCGAGGCCGCCGCCCGGGTGGGCGTGCCGGACGCCGCCGCGCGCGTCGCCGACCTCGTGCTGGACGCCCTCGCCGAGGGCGAGCGGGTCGCCGCCCAGCGGGCCGAGGCGGAGCGGGCCGCGGCCGAGCGCACCGCCGCGGACGCCGCGGAGCGCGAGTCGCGAGCCGACGGAGCGGGTCGTGCGGACGCGGGCCCGGCGGGCGACGGCTCCGCGGCGGACGCCGGACCGCTCGTGGACGGCGCGGCTGTCGGCGGGACGGTCGCGCCGGACGGCGGCGACGCCGCGGCGGCGGGTGGCCGGGGGGACGGGGAGCCGAGCGCGCACCCCGCCGCGACCCGCGGTGACGCGGTGGCCGATCTCGGGCGCGTGCACCTGGTCGGCGTCGGCGGGGCGGGGATGTCCGCCGTGGCGGGGCTGCTCGCCGCGCGCGGCCTGACGGTCTCCGGCTCCGACGCGCACGAGGGCCCGGCCCTGCCGGCCCTGCGCGAGGCGGGCGTGGTCGTCCACGTCGGTCACGACGCGGCGCACCTGGCCGGCGTCGACACCGTCGTGGTGTCGAGCGCGATCCGGGAGACGAACCCCGAGCTCGCGGCGGCGCGGGAGCGCGGGCTGCGGGTGCTGCACCGCTCCGAGGCGCTGGCCGCGCTCATGACCGGGCGCATCGGCATCGCCGTGGCCGGCGCGCACGGCAAGACCACGACGTCGACGATGGTCGCGACCGCGCTCGGCGCCGCCGGCCGCGAGGACCCGGTGCTCGACCCGTCGTACGCGATCGGCGGCACCGTCCTCACCGCCCACGGCGCCACGCCCGGGCACCGCACCGGGGCGGGCGAGGTGTTCGTCGCGGAGGCCGACGAGTCCGACGGCTCGTTCCTCGCGTACGCGCCGGCGGTCGCCGTCGTGACCAACGTGGAGCCCGACCACCTCGACCACTACGGGTCGGCGGAGGCGTTCGAGGCCGCGTTCGAGGCGTTCGCCGACCGCGTGCTCGACGGCGGCGCGTTCGTCGCGTGCCTCGACGACGCGGGAGCGGCCCGGCTGGTCGAGGCGGTGCGGGACCGCCTGACGCGGCGCGGCGTCCGCGTCCTCACCTACGGATCGGATGCGGCGGTCGCCGGGGACGGGCCGGGCCCGGACCTCGTGCTGGGCCCGGTGCGGGCGCAGGGCGGCGGCTGGCACGTCACGCTCACGTCGCGCTCCGCCGAGGTCCCCGGTGCCGACCTGGTGCTCGCGGTGCCCGGCGACCACAACGCCGCGAACGCCGCGGCGGCGTACCTGGCGGCGTGGGCCGTCGGTGCCGACCCCGCGGCCGTCGCGGCCGGGCTGGGGGAGTTCCGCGGTACGGGCCGGCGGTTCGAGGACCGCGGGACGGCGGGCGGCGTCCGCGTCGTCGACGACTACGCCCACCACCCCACCGAGGTCGCCGCGCTGCTGCGCACCGCCCGCGGCGTCGTCGGGGACGGGCGGGTGCACGTGCTGTTCCAGCCGCACCTGTACTCGCGGACGCGGACCTTCGCGACCGAGTTCGGCGCGGCGCTCGACCTCGCGGACACCGTCGTCGTGACCGACGTCTACGCCGCGCGCGAGGACCCGGACCCGGAGGTCAGCGGCGACACGATCGTGCAGCGCGTGCCCACGCCGGGGCGTGCGACCTACGTCGCGGACCGCCACGAGGCCGCGCGCGCGGTGGCCGCGGCGGCCGCGCCGGGCGACCTGGTGCTCACGGTCGGCGCCGGCGACGTCACGCTGCTCGCAGCCGAGGTGCTCGCGACGCTGGACGGGGGGGCCGGCGACGCGCAGCCCGGCGACGGTGCCGGGGACGCCGGCGACCTGCTCGCCCCTCCCGGGCCGTCCGAGGTGCCCGACGCGTCCGAGGGTGGCGACGACGCGGACCAGCCCGACGGGACCGGCCGGGCGTGA
- the ftsW gene encoding putative lipid II flippase FtsW has translation MAQTTDAPSPATEQRPSRLGQWNSAVTSYYLLVGAAGLMLVLGLVMVLSSSAVDSLASDDSPYAVFRNQAQYALIGLPLAWVASRMPSRVYQALAWPLLGVGLVAQLLVYTPLGCGKGGNQGWVCVGGFTAQPAEALKLALVVWLGAVLARKQPLFDDWKHAAIPALPVAGGAVGMVLLGHDLGTAIIMLLLVAGALFVAGVPMRIFAAAGMAAAAGVAVLAIGSTNRTSRIMDWFTGDCDVQGGCYQTVHGLQALATGGWAGLGLGQSREKWSYLPEAHNDFIFAIIGEELGLIGTLLVLVLVAVLAFAMFRVIARHRDPFAQIVTGGVAAWIVGQALVNMGVVVGLLPVIGVPLPLVSAGGSALITTLVALGMVVSFARTEPGAAEALATRPSVVRRSLAVIGRTRA, from the coding sequence ATGGCCCAGACGACCGACGCCCCGTCGCCCGCCACGGAGCAGCGCCCCTCGCGGCTCGGGCAGTGGAACAGCGCCGTCACGAGCTACTACCTGCTCGTCGGCGCCGCCGGGCTCATGCTCGTGCTCGGCCTCGTCATGGTCCTGTCCTCCTCCGCGGTGGACTCGCTCGCCAGCGACGACTCGCCGTACGCGGTGTTCCGCAACCAGGCCCAGTACGCGCTGATCGGCCTGCCGCTGGCGTGGGTCGCCTCGCGGATGCCGTCGCGGGTCTACCAGGCGCTCGCCTGGCCGCTGCTCGGTGTCGGCCTGGTCGCGCAGCTCCTCGTCTACACGCCGCTCGGCTGCGGCAAGGGCGGCAACCAGGGCTGGGTCTGCGTCGGCGGTTTCACCGCGCAGCCCGCCGAGGCGCTCAAGCTCGCGCTCGTGGTGTGGCTCGGAGCGGTGCTCGCCCGCAAGCAGCCGCTGTTCGACGACTGGAAGCACGCCGCCATCCCCGCGCTGCCCGTCGCCGGAGGCGCGGTCGGCATGGTGCTGCTCGGCCACGACCTCGGCACCGCGATCATCATGCTGCTCCTCGTCGCCGGCGCGCTGTTCGTGGCGGGGGTGCCGATGCGGATCTTCGCCGCCGCCGGGATGGCGGCCGCCGCCGGGGTGGCCGTGCTCGCCATCGGCAGCACCAACCGGACCAGCCGGATCATGGACTGGTTCACCGGCGACTGCGACGTCCAGGGCGGCTGCTACCAGACGGTCCACGGTCTGCAGGCGCTCGCCACCGGAGGGTGGGCGGGTCTCGGCCTCGGCCAGAGCCGCGAGAAGTGGTCCTACCTGCCCGAGGCGCACAACGACTTCATCTTCGCGATCATCGGCGAGGAGCTCGGCCTCATCGGGACGCTGCTCGTCCTCGTGCTGGTCGCCGTGCTCGCGTTCGCGATGTTCCGCGTCATCGCCCGCCACCGGGACCCGTTCGCCCAGATCGTCACCGGCGGCGTCGCCGCGTGGATCGTCGGGCAGGCCCTCGTCAACATGGGGGTCGTCGTCGGGCTGCTCCCGGTCATCGGGGTGCCGCTCCCGCTGGTGTCCGCGGGCGGGTCCGCGCTCATCACGACGCTCGTCGCTCTCGGCATGGTGGTGTCGTTCGCGCGGACCGAGCCCGGTGCCGCGGAGGCCCTCGCCACCCGGCCGAGCGTCGTGCGCCGGTCGCTCGCCGTGATCGGCCGGACCCGTGCCTGA